DNA sequence from the Carassius auratus strain Wakin unplaced genomic scaffold, ASM336829v1 scaf_tig00031743, whole genome shotgun sequence genome:
cccTACAGGAAAAACAAGAACCCCAAGACCAGGCAACTCATTCCCAAGGTAAAGCTCTCTCTTGCTGAAATGACCTAACGGCATATTTCAGTGAATGCTGTCTAGGGGTTTGTTTGACTTTCAAGATCCTGCTTACAGCATTTGTAGCATCAGTTTGTTATTTTTAACGTCAACATGGTCAAGATAGTTGGGTTAGAAGATGCAAATCAAACCTGCCTTTGCAAAAATGTTGGCATGCAAACAGAAACCCATAGCCTACTCTGCAAACTTTTTAAAAACCCAAAGATAGCTATATTTAGAAATCTTGTGTCCTGCTTAAACACTGTGCAATTGTAGGCCAGATTTGATCTTGTTGTGTTAATATAGAATTGCCTCCATAAAAGCATGTAACCAGCGTAATTTGAACAATGACAGTTGTTCAGTAATATCTTGGGTAATAGCAACATTGaggcagccccccccccccacgaaAAATCACTAACTGCACTTTTAACTTGTTAAGCATTTGCAGCACAGCAGGTACATTTCCATCACCATTGGTGAAAGTGTTAAGTTTAGCCACGATTGTTTATGACTTTCCGTCACATGCGTGAGGCTGGGGAAATGTTTTGAAGACTCTACTGCTGTAGCTCTGGCTGGAATGAGATTTTCCATGTCGTCATGTACCCATGGCATTCATATGAGTCTTCTATGTGAGAGATTGACtttctgtttttgtgtgtttgggcAGAACCTGTTGGACACTCGCTCGCTGAAATATGTAGTGGGCCTCCATGACCGCACCACCAAGTCTTTACTTCATCTGCACAAGAAGAAGCGTCCTCCCAGCATCAGTGCCCAGtttcaagtaaaaaacaaaacaaaaaaattgtagtAGATTAGCATGGCTGTCTGAGCCAATTTGGTGGTTCTGATTAAAAACAGATGCTCTGTTCCAGAACCCAGTGGAGGCATTGTCAAGCATCATAATCACTAAGCTGTTCCAAAAgatacatttcatttaatatagttCATCAAGTATATTTCTTTCAGTGCTTAAAGTAAAATCTAAATAGAAAAAGATTATTTTAGTcagtatgttttcattttattagttttttttttttgtggcaaaaaAACTATGTGGCATGTGCTCTGCATGAGAAGGGCTATTTGTGCAGCAGAATAGACGACCGCTGCTTTTATAAGCAGTAGACTGAAAGGAATAACAGAAAACTGACTAGGTTTTGGATTTAAGGATTTGGGTTTAAGATCTTTCTCCATATTGCAGACATCTCTTAGTAAGCTCCTGGAAACACTGGGGAAGGCGGAGCCATTCTTCATCCGATGCCTCCGCTCTAATTGCTTGAGAAGGTGCAAATAAAACGGCCTTGTTCACCTTATTCAAGTTGATCTTGATTTTAACCATCAATCTTTATTTTTCATGTACATTCTTAGTCTTATTTTGAACGGTTCATCTGTGCGCAAAAATCCTTTTTAAAATCCAATTAAtacatttgtcttttttattttttttatttttttatttggcattCAGAAGGAAATGTGTTTTTGATGAGGCACTCATTGTGCAGCAGCTGCGGTACACAGGCATGTTGCGAAACAGTGCGCATCAGACGTTCAGGTTATGGAGCCAAATACACCTTTCAGGTAACCCATATAATGACCTTAGCGATTAGAACAAACCTAATAAacctaaaaatgtaaagtatataACTTGCTTGTCCGAAAAAACCAAAGCTGGTTTTCTTTATTACAGGAGTTTACTGAGCAGTTTCGTGTGTTACTACCAAAGAATTCTGCGTCTCTGGAGGATATATCATCTTTATTGCACAGGCTTGGCTTTGACCACACTACCTACCAGATTGGAAAAACCAAGGTAAGCATTTTTCCTTGGAACCTTAAAGGGTTTAATTGACAACTAGTTTTGGAATTTTAACAATAATGTCTTTCTTTTCTACAGGTGTATCTCAAAGAGCTCGAAAGACAGACAGCTTCAGGACATCCTCACAAGGATGTTATGCGCAAAATCATTTTCTTGCAGCACTGGTTTAGAGCTAAAATAGAGAGGATGGATTTTATTAGAATGAGAGAGGCAGCCATCTTGATCCAGGTATATCAAAATCGGTGTTCTGTTTGTGCAGTATTCTTTGCAGttgtcttgtttagcctgtctgcaCTTGTCTGAAAATTTGATTGGCTTTGTCTGCAGCGCTCATGGCGTAGGTTCGCAAAGAGAAGTTCTACCAGCGGCAGTTTTTGATCCATCAGCATGGCGAGTGTTCCAAACAGAAAGAGCCTGGATATCAAAAAGCACAGAGCCATCCATCACAGAAGATGCCAGGCACTTCGGCAAAGAGGGGCATTTCGGCTCGCAAACGGTATAGACCTCAAGATCAAGTCAACACTTAATTTGAATTAATGtattttactttcttaatacacaTTCCTTAGCTTATCGAGATGATTTAGTAAAGTTTGGATTTGGACTTGTTAGGTACTCTCACTAAAGGAGGAATAAGGAAGGAAAGAGATCCGAAGAGGAAGCTTGCCgaaaaagaggaggaggaagcaGCACAACGAGCTAAAGAAGCAGAAGAGGCAGCTAGGCAAGCTAAAAAGGAAGAAGAGGCAGCCAGGCATGCCAGAGAGGAACAGGAAGCAGCTAGAAGACAGAAAGAGCAAGAGACTCTACTACAACAACCACTGGCACCAGGCAAGCAGTCCAACAATGTGGAGACACTAGTGCTGGAGCGCAGTAAGGCTCCTGTGGATGTTGAGATTGGAAGTAAGGGCACGGCCCAAGTTGATGTCTCAAAAGACCGAAGTAATTCTGAGATAGTTCCACAAGTGGAGGCTGGTCCTCCTGAGGTTAAAGAACACCAGAAGCAAAAGGAAAATGAATCTTCTGCACATCCCAGGGAGGAAGGTACACAAACTAAACCTACGTCTCTTGAAATCCCAAGTGGACAAAGCCAAAACAGAGCTCCTCCGCTCGCCAAGCTGCCAGTATCCAGAAGTCAGGAGAAACGGGAGCTTAGGAGACAACGTGGCCTAGAGCACAgccagagagaaagtgagagagcaGCATTAGCTGGAAAAGACAATACTTTCTTCGAGAGCAAAACTCTAGAGAGACCAGGGAAAGTAGACAGCAAGTTGAAGGAGCGATCTGACAGCAAAGAGTTGGATCAGTACACCTTTGTGGCTTGGAAAGTAGACAAGGTGAAGAAGGATGCCAAAGATGTCCCACCTGAACTTGTTCGACCTTCCACCTTACCCTTGGATATCCCTAATTCAGGACCTGAAAGAACGGTTACACAGACCCGTCCATCACCGCTCAACCTGCTCTCGCCAAAGAAGAGGACAACAGGAAAAAAAGACCAACAAGAAGCAGCACTCAGCCAGAAAACCTCATGGCAGGACCCCACAGTCAGGAGGACAGGAACATCAAAACTCTCCAGTATggtttctcctcttcctcctttgtATATCTTTCTTCATCTCCTTTATTAGATTCTGACAATATCTTCAATCTGGTTTTCCCATTTTACAGGAATCGCGGGATCTCTATGTCACTAGACGATGTGTCCAAAATAGGCTTGGGCGGTTCATCACAGGTAATGTTGACTTGATTTAACTAGGTAAACACGATGATGATACATGAAGAAATATATCGATTTCTGTGCCTTGAAGTTTATGTTTGACTGGAtaaagggtcatatgacgttgataaaatattttatgctattttgtgtatttggtgta
Encoded proteins:
- the LOC113080597 gene encoding unconventional myosin-IXb-like, which codes for MRHSLCSSCGTQACCETVRIRRSGYGAKYTFQEFTEQFRVLLPKNSASLEDISSLLHRLGFDHTTYQIGKTKVYLKELERQTASGHPHKDVMRKIIFLQHWFRAKIERMDFIRMREAAILIQVRKEKFYQRQFLIHQHGECSKQKEPGYQKAQSHPSQKMPGTSAKRGISARKRLDLDLLGTLTKGGIRKERDPKRKLAEKEEEEAAQRAKEAEEAARQAKKEEEAARHAREEQEAARRQKEQETLLQQPLAPGKQSNNVETLVLERSKAPVDVEIGSKGTAQVDVSKDRSNSEIVPQVEAGPPEVKEHQKQKENESSAHPREEGTQTKPTSLEIPSGQSQNRAPPLAKLPVSRSQEKRELRRQRGLEHSQRESERAALAGKDNTFFESKTLERPGKVDSKLKERSDSKELDQYTFVAWKVDKVKKDAKDVPPELVRPSTLPLDIPNSGPERTVTQTRPSPLNLLSPKKRTTGKKDQQEAALSQKTSWQDPTVRRTGTSKLSRIAGSLCH